A section of the Oenanthe melanoleuca isolate GR-GAL-2019-014 chromosome 6, OMel1.0, whole genome shotgun sequence genome encodes:
- the LOC130254968 gene encoding solute carrier organic anion transporter family member 1C1-like isoform X1, translating into MEISSKENTHFFSNNTVLPVDRSSFKSESSSSKEKQSCCGGIKIFLGALSFVYFAKALSGSYLKSTITQIERRFDIPSSLVGVIDGSFEIGNLLIIILVSYFGAKLHRPRIIGAGCLIMSAGTFLIAVPQFFMGRYRYERFPSTINSTVSPSPCLQDKGQTTLSTLEKSQAKINAGCEKEAGSSMWIYVLLGNLLRGIGETPIQPLGIAYIDDYAVEENAALYIGCVQTVAVIGPIFGFLLGSLCAKLYVDIGFVDLDSVSISPKDVQWVGAWWLGYLIAGVLSVLAGIPFWFLPKHLPKAEGRKDSSTSSEHCKFITEENKDQCTSAWQQAKLAEMAKDFLPSLKNLFGNPVYILYLCASIIQFNSLIGMVTYKPKYIEQQYGQTSSKTNFVIGLINIPAVAFGIFSGGLIMKKLGIGVLGAAKLSLGSSFFGYLLLLSLLALGCENSDVAGLTVPYHGTRPTTDPEAALFSECNWGCSCSRDEWDPICGEDGVTYISACLAGCRASRGAGSSTVFFNCSCIGTSESSQSSSAVVGPCQKGNECPKMFLYFLVISVITSYTLSVGGTPGYILLLRCIKPHLKSFALGIYTLAIRVLAGIPAPVYFGVAIDTTCLKWGSKRCGGRGACRLYDSSAFRYVYLGLTLVLGTVSVLFSVAVLWVLRKRSSPQDETLSANGERGTCGTKSRKDSFVNSDQLIQSTYWPEKETRL; encoded by the exons ATGGAGATTTcatcaaaagaaaatactcaCTTTTTCTCAAACAACACAGTCTTGCCCGTGGACAGATCTTCATTCAAATCTGAATCATCTTCATCCAAGGAAAAACAGTCGTGTTGTGGAGGTATAAAG ataTTTCTTGGTGCATtgtcttttgtttattttgctaaaGCACTGTCAGGAAGCTATCTAAAAAGTACTATCACACAAATAGAAAGAAGATTTGACATCCCTTCCTCTTTGGTTGGTGTTATTGATGGAAGTTTTGAAATTG GGAACCTCCTAATCATAATTCTAGTGAGCTACTTTGGAGCAAAGCTTCACAGGCCAAGAATAATTGGAGCAGGCTGCTTAATTATGTCAGCTGGAACATTCCTAATCGCTGTGCCCCAGTTCTTCATGGGACG ataCCGGTACGAAAGATTCCCTTCCACCATCAATTCAACTGTTAGCCCCTCTCCATGTCTGCAGGATAAAGGCCAAACTACACTCTCAACCTTGGAGAAATcacaagcaaaaataaatgcag GGTGTGAAAAGGAAGCAGGCTCTTCCATGTGGATCTATGTTTTACTTGGGAATCTTCTGCGTGGAATAGGTGAAACCCCTATCCAGCCCCTGGGAATTGCATACATCGATGATTATGCTGTTGAAGAGAATGCTGCCTTATATAttg GCTGTGTCCAGACAGTCGCTGTTATAGGGCCAATATTTGGCTTTCTCCTGGGATCCCTGTGTGCCAAGCTATACGTTGACATTGGCTTTGTAGATCTGG ACAGCGTCAGCATCAGCCCCAAGGACGTGCAGTGGGTGGGAGCGTGGTGGCTGGGGTACCTGATCGCTGGGGTGCTCAGTGTCCTGGCTGGCATCCCCTTCTGGTTCCTGCCCAAGCACCTCCCAAAAGCTGAGGGCAGGAAGGACTCCAGCACCTCTTCTGAGCACTGCAAGTTCATCACTGAGGAGAACAAGGACCAGTGCACATCCGCTTGGCAGCAAGCAAAGCTTGCCGAGATGGCAAAAG ACTTCTTGCCATCACTGAAGAACCTCTTTGGGAATCCAGTTTACATTCTGTATTTGTGTGCAAGTATCATTCAGTTCAATTCTTTAATTGGCATGGTGACATATAAGCCAAAGTATATTGAACAACAGTATGGGCAGACATCTTCAAAAACTAACTTTGTTATAG GTCTTATTAACATTCCTGCTGTGGCCTTTGGCATATTCTCTGGAGGACTGATCATGAAAAAACTCGGAATTGGTGTTTTAGGGGCTGCAAAACTTTCCTTGGGCTCATCTTTCTTTGGctacctgctgctgctctcgCTGCTTGCCCTGGGCTGCGAGAACTCGGACGTGGCCGGGCTGACTGTGCCGTACCACGG AACCAGACCCACGACTGATCCTGAGGCAGCCCTGTTTTCAGAGTGCAACTGGGGCTGCTCGTGTTCCAGGGACGAGTGGGACCCCATCTGTGGGGAGGATGGAGTCACCTACATCTCGGCCTGCCTCGCCGGCTGCCGCGCGTCCCGCGGCGCTGGGAGCAGCACC GTATTTTTTAACTGCAGCTGCATTGGAACCTCTGAATCTTCACAAAGCTCCTCAGCTGTGGTGGGACCATGTCAAAAAGGAAATGAGTGTCCCAAAATGTTCCTGTATTTTCTAGTAATATCAGTTATCACTTCATACACTTTGTCAGTAGGTGGCACACCTGGATACATACTGCTTCTAAG ATGCATTAAACCCCACTTGAAATCATTTGCACTTGGTATCTATACTCTGGCAATAAGAGTACTTG CGGGGATTCCAGCCCCAGTGTATTTCGGAGTAGCCATAGATACCACTTGCCTGAAATGGGGAAGCAAAAGATGTGGGGGAAGAGGAGCATGCAGACTCTATGACTCCAGTGCATTCAG GTATGTGTACCTGGGGCTGACTTTGGTCCTGGGCACGGTGTCAGTTCTCTTCAGCGTTGCTGTCCTTTGGGTTCTCCGGAAAAGGTCTTCTCCACAAGATGAGACCCTCTCAGCCAACGGGGAGAGAGGCACCTGTGggacaaagagcagaaaagatAGTTTTGTCAATAGTGACCAGTTGATTCAGTCAACTTACTGGCCAGAAAAGGAGACCAGACTTTAG
- the LOC130254968 gene encoding solute carrier organic anion transporter family member 1C1-like isoform X2, translated as MEISSKENTHFFSNNTVLPVDRSSFKSESSSSKEKQSCCGGIKIFLGALSFVYFAKALSGSYLKSTITQIERRFDIPSSLVGVIDGSFEIGNLLIIILVSYFGAKLHRPRIIGAGCLIMSAGTFLIAVPQFFMGRYRYERFPSTINSTVSPSPCLQDKGQTTLSTLEKSQAKINAGCVQTVAVIGPIFGFLLGSLCAKLYVDIGFVDLDSVSISPKDVQWVGAWWLGYLIAGVLSVLAGIPFWFLPKHLPKAEGRKDSSTSSEHCKFITEENKDQCTSAWQQAKLAEMAKDFLPSLKNLFGNPVYILYLCASIIQFNSLIGMVTYKPKYIEQQYGQTSSKTNFVIGLINIPAVAFGIFSGGLIMKKLGIGVLGAAKLSLGSSFFGYLLLLSLLALGCENSDVAGLTVPYHGTRPTTDPEAALFSECNWGCSCSRDEWDPICGEDGVTYISACLAGCRASRGAGSSTVFFNCSCIGTSESSQSSSAVVGPCQKGNECPKMFLYFLVISVITSYTLSVGGTPGYILLLRCIKPHLKSFALGIYTLAIRVLAGIPAPVYFGVAIDTTCLKWGSKRCGGRGACRLYDSSAFRYVYLGLTLVLGTVSVLFSVAVLWVLRKRSSPQDETLSANGERGTCGTKSRKDSFVNSDQLIQSTYWPEKETRL; from the exons ATGGAGATTTcatcaaaagaaaatactcaCTTTTTCTCAAACAACACAGTCTTGCCCGTGGACAGATCTTCATTCAAATCTGAATCATCTTCATCCAAGGAAAAACAGTCGTGTTGTGGAGGTATAAAG ataTTTCTTGGTGCATtgtcttttgtttattttgctaaaGCACTGTCAGGAAGCTATCTAAAAAGTACTATCACACAAATAGAAAGAAGATTTGACATCCCTTCCTCTTTGGTTGGTGTTATTGATGGAAGTTTTGAAATTG GGAACCTCCTAATCATAATTCTAGTGAGCTACTTTGGAGCAAAGCTTCACAGGCCAAGAATAATTGGAGCAGGCTGCTTAATTATGTCAGCTGGAACATTCCTAATCGCTGTGCCCCAGTTCTTCATGGGACG ataCCGGTACGAAAGATTCCCTTCCACCATCAATTCAACTGTTAGCCCCTCTCCATGTCTGCAGGATAAAGGCCAAACTACACTCTCAACCTTGGAGAAATcacaagcaaaaataaatgcag GCTGTGTCCAGACAGTCGCTGTTATAGGGCCAATATTTGGCTTTCTCCTGGGATCCCTGTGTGCCAAGCTATACGTTGACATTGGCTTTGTAGATCTGG ACAGCGTCAGCATCAGCCCCAAGGACGTGCAGTGGGTGGGAGCGTGGTGGCTGGGGTACCTGATCGCTGGGGTGCTCAGTGTCCTGGCTGGCATCCCCTTCTGGTTCCTGCCCAAGCACCTCCCAAAAGCTGAGGGCAGGAAGGACTCCAGCACCTCTTCTGAGCACTGCAAGTTCATCACTGAGGAGAACAAGGACCAGTGCACATCCGCTTGGCAGCAAGCAAAGCTTGCCGAGATGGCAAAAG ACTTCTTGCCATCACTGAAGAACCTCTTTGGGAATCCAGTTTACATTCTGTATTTGTGTGCAAGTATCATTCAGTTCAATTCTTTAATTGGCATGGTGACATATAAGCCAAAGTATATTGAACAACAGTATGGGCAGACATCTTCAAAAACTAACTTTGTTATAG GTCTTATTAACATTCCTGCTGTGGCCTTTGGCATATTCTCTGGAGGACTGATCATGAAAAAACTCGGAATTGGTGTTTTAGGGGCTGCAAAACTTTCCTTGGGCTCATCTTTCTTTGGctacctgctgctgctctcgCTGCTTGCCCTGGGCTGCGAGAACTCGGACGTGGCCGGGCTGACTGTGCCGTACCACGG AACCAGACCCACGACTGATCCTGAGGCAGCCCTGTTTTCAGAGTGCAACTGGGGCTGCTCGTGTTCCAGGGACGAGTGGGACCCCATCTGTGGGGAGGATGGAGTCACCTACATCTCGGCCTGCCTCGCCGGCTGCCGCGCGTCCCGCGGCGCTGGGAGCAGCACC GTATTTTTTAACTGCAGCTGCATTGGAACCTCTGAATCTTCACAAAGCTCCTCAGCTGTGGTGGGACCATGTCAAAAAGGAAATGAGTGTCCCAAAATGTTCCTGTATTTTCTAGTAATATCAGTTATCACTTCATACACTTTGTCAGTAGGTGGCACACCTGGATACATACTGCTTCTAAG ATGCATTAAACCCCACTTGAAATCATTTGCACTTGGTATCTATACTCTGGCAATAAGAGTACTTG CGGGGATTCCAGCCCCAGTGTATTTCGGAGTAGCCATAGATACCACTTGCCTGAAATGGGGAAGCAAAAGATGTGGGGGAAGAGGAGCATGCAGACTCTATGACTCCAGTGCATTCAG GTATGTGTACCTGGGGCTGACTTTGGTCCTGGGCACGGTGTCAGTTCTCTTCAGCGTTGCTGTCCTTTGGGTTCTCCGGAAAAGGTCTTCTCCACAAGATGAGACCCTCTCAGCCAACGGGGAGAGAGGCACCTGTGggacaaagagcagaaaagatAGTTTTGTCAATAGTGACCAGTTGATTCAGTCAACTTACTGGCCAGAAAAGGAGACCAGACTTTAG
- the LOC130254969 gene encoding solute carrier organic anion transporter family member 1C1-like, whose product MTVETKPSNVSDSNQEEDPDQLSDDEGNKNPPAKKTSSCTGLKVFLAALSFSYFSKALSGTIMKSSITQIERRFGLTSSTAGFVDGSFEMGNLLVIAFVSYFGAKLHRPRVIAAGCFTMALGCFLSAMPHFFMGYYKYETTSHTAASANLTSSINPCSLHQDVNGTVLEFSQSGCEKEPSSYMWIYILLGNMLRGIGETPITPLGISYLDDFAKEENVPVYVACLHTIAMMGPMFGFLLGSLCAKLYVDIGFVDPGSITITPQDSRWVGAWWLGFLIGGATSLLSAVPFCFLPRSLEKPEGARTDKTSHGLLESTGAVRNKLSPGKTKPRKWSLMLKDFCNSLKKVLGNRMYFTFLCCSLLQFSGFIGFLTYKPKYMEQQYGQSTSKSNFLIGMTSLPPVSLGIFLGGLIMKKYKMGIIGATKFSFIMSFLSYAISLLHFFVGCDNYVVAGMTVSYEGNPIPYHNNSLFSACNSGCQCASNTWDPVCGANGITYVSACLAGCATSTGHGKSTVFHNCKCLEIKSSWSGNTSATLGQCPKSDDCSLKFIYYTVIQVIGGFCYALGATPSYMLIFRCVQPELKALAVGLYTLALRMLAGIPAPVYFGAAIDRTCLKWGSSSCGKHGACRLYDSNAHRYVFLGLGAILRGPSYLVGIIFYTLIKKHFQNKDSRPLENGQEDAAMNKEDNCKIKERLPGSSDAENESSI is encoded by the exons ATGACAGTGGAAACCAAACCCAGCAATGTCAGTGACTCAAATCAGGAAGAAGATCCTGACCAGCTTTCCGATgatgaaggaaacaaaaatccacCAGCCAAAAAGACTTCCTCTTGCACTGGGTTGAAG GTGTTTCTGGCTGCTCTGTCATTCAGCTACTTCAGTAAAGCCTTGTCTGGTACGATAATGAAGAGCTCCATCACTCAGATTGAGAGGAGGTTTGGTCTGACCTCATCTACCGCCGGTTTCGTCGATGGCAGCTTCGAGATGG GCAACTTGCTGGTGATTGCATTTGTAAGCTATTTTGGAGCTAAGCTTCATAGGCCCAGAGTAATAGCTGCGGGATGCTTTACTATGGCTTTGGGATGCTTTTTATCAGCCATGCCTCATTTCTTCATGGGATA CTATAAGTATGAGACAACATCACATACAGCTGCTTCAGCCAACTTAACCTCCAGCATAAATCCCTGTTCCCTACATCAAGATGTGAATGGCACTGTCCTGGAATTCTCACAATCAG GCTGTGAGAAGGAGCCATCATCATACATGTGGATATACATCTTACTGGGAAACATGCTGCGTGGGATTGGTGAGACACCAATAACACCCCTGGGCATCTCTTACCTCGATGATTTTGCTAAAGAAGAGAATGTTCCTGTGTATGTAG CGTGTTTGCACACAATAGCCATGATGGGCCCCATGTTTGGTTTCCTCTTGGGATCTCTATGTGCAAAACTGTACGTGGATATTGGATTTGTGGATCCAG GGAGCATCACCATCACCCCACAGGACTCCCGCTGGGTGGGTGCATGGTGGCTGGGCTTTCTAATAGGTGGAGCAACCAGTTTGCTATCTGCTGTTCCATTCTGCTTCCTGCCAAGGAGTCTGGAAAAGCCAGAGGGAGCCAGGACGGACAAAACTTCACATGGTCTCTTGGAAAGCACGGGTGCTGTGAGGAATAAACTTTCTCCTGGAAAAACTAAGCCAAGGAAATGGTCATTAATGCTGAAAG atttctgtAACTCCCTGAAAAAAGTATTGGGTAATCGAATGTACTTTACATTTTTGTGTTGCTCACTGTTACAGTTCAGTGGTTTTATTGGTTTCTTGACTTACAAACCAAAGTACATGGAACAGCAGTATGGACAATCTACATCCAAATCCAACTTTCTAATAG GAATGACATCCTTACCTCCTGTAAGTCTTGGAATTTTCCTGGGAGGGCTTATAATGAAAAAGTACAAAATGGGCATCATTGGAGCAACAAAGTTTTCGTTTATCATGTCATTTTTGTCCTATGCCATCAGTTTGCTACACTTTTTTGTTGGCTGTGATAACTATGTGGTGGCAGGAATGACAGTGTCCTATGAAGG CAATCCCATTCCATACCACAACAATTCCTTGTTTTCTGCATGCAACTCTGGCTGCCAATGTGCCTCCAACACGTGGGATCCTGTGTGTGGAGCCAATGGAATCACCTACGTCTCGGCGTGCCTGGCGGGGTGCGCCACTTCCACGGGACATGGGAAGAGCACA GTCTTCCATAACTGCAAATGTCTTGAAATCAAGAGTTCATGGTCAGGAAACACATCTGCCACCTTGGGGCAGTGTCCAAAAAGTGATGATTGTTCACTGAAGTTCATTTATTACACAGTAATACAAGTCATAGGCGGGTTTTGCTATGCCCTGGGAGCCACTCCTTCGTACATGCTTATATTTAG gtgtgtccagcCAGAGCTCAAAGCTCTCGCCGTGGGTCTGTACACGCTCGCTCTGCGGATGCTGG CTGGGATCCCAGCTCCGGTTTATTTCGGCGCAGCCATCGACAGGACCTGCCTGAAatgggggagcagcagctgtgggaagcaCGGGGCCTGCAGGCTCTATGACTCCAATGCACACAG GTATGTCTTCCTTGGTTTAGGAGCAATTTTAAGAGGTCCTTCCTACTTGgttggaataattttttatacATTGATAAAGAAGCACTTTCAAAACAAGGACTCCAGGCCTCTAGAGAATGGACAAGAAGATGCTGCTATGAATAAAGAAGACAATTGCAAGATCAAAGAGCGTTTGCCAGGTTCTTCTGATGCAGAGAATGAATCCTCTATTTAG